Proteins encoded in a region of the Balaenoptera musculus isolate JJ_BM4_2016_0621 chromosome 21, mBalMus1.pri.v3, whole genome shotgun sequence genome:
- the POMK gene encoding protein O-mannose kinase isoform X3, translating into MSTGVLEDARRERWREKCGPGISMRKELAEAMETRPQEGRKGPPPRDVPPVVGLLLSMALMNALLYLCLDRLFISPRRSTEDPTRCPHGHFRMGPMSNCSPWLSCEQLRTEVRQMKRVGEGAVKRVFLSEWKERKVALSRLTRLEVRDDFLHGLRMLKSLQSEHVVTLLGYCEDDNSILTEYHPLGSLSSLEATLNLSKYRSTNTWQHRLQLALGYVAIIDFLHRSPLGTLVMCDSSDLPKTLSQYLLTANFSIVLNDLDALPLVNRSTGALVKCGHRELRGDFVAPEQLWPYGEDVPFHDDLMPAYDEKIDIWKIPDVSSFLLGHVEGSDMVRFHLFDIHKACKSQTPAERPTAQDVLDTYQKVLNLLRDTATSQTREML; encoded by the exons GAGCTCGCAGAAGCCATGGAGACgaggccccaggagggcaggaaggggcccCCGCCCAGGGACGTGCCCCCGGTGGTGGGACTGCTGCTGTCCATGGCCCTCATGAACGCCCTCCTCTACCTCTGCCTCGACCGGCTCTTCATCTCGCCCCGGCGCTCCACGGAGGACCCCACGCGCTGTCCCCACGGCCACTTCAGGATGGGGCCGATGAGCAACTGCTCCCCGTGGCTGTCCTGCGAGCAGCTGAGGACAGAAGTGAGGCAGATGAAGCGTGTCGGGGAAGGAGCCGTGAAGAGA GTGTTTCTGTCTGAGTGGAAGGAACGCAAGGTGGCTCTGTCGCGGCTCACCAGGCTGGAGGTAAGAGACGACTTCCTGCACGGACTGCGGATGCTGAAGTCGTTGCAGAGTGAGCACGTGGTCACGCTGCTGGGCTACTGTGAGGATGACAACAGCATCCTCACCGAGTACCACCCCTTAGGCTCCCTGAGCAGCCTGGAGGCGACGCTGAACCTCTCCAAGTACCGGAGCACGAACACGTGGCAGCACAGGCTGCAGCTGGCCCTGGGCTACGTGGCCATCATCGACTTCCTGCACCGCAGCCCCCTGGGCACGCTGGTCATGTGCGACTCCAGCGACCTGCCCAAGACGCTGTCCCAGTACCTGCTGACCGCCAACTTCAGCATCGTGCTCAACGACCTGGACGCCCTGCCCCTGGTGAACCGCAGCACCGGGGCCCTGGTGAAGTGCGGCCACCGGGAGCTTCGTGGGGACTTCGTGGCGCCAGAGCAGCTGTGGCCCTATGGAGAGGACGTGCCTTTTCACGACGACCTCATGCCCGCGTATGACGAGAAGATCGACATCTGGAAGATTCCAGATGTCTCCAGTTTCCTTCTGGGGCACGTAGAAGGGAGCGACATGGTCCGATTCCACTTGTTTGATATTCACAAGGCATGTAAGAGCCAGACGCCTGCAGAGAGACCCACCGCTCAGGACGTCCTGGACACTTACCAGAAGGTTTTGAATCTACTCAGAGACACCGCGACGTCTCAGACAAGAGAGATGCTGTAA
- the POMK gene encoding protein O-mannose kinase isoform X2, translated as MWARNLDEEGARRSHGDEAPGGQEGAPAQGRAPGGGTAAVHGPHERPPLPLPRPALHLAPALHGGPHALSPRPLQDGADEQLLPVAVLRAAEDRSEADEACRGRSREEKEEARGTQPTRSHLVQWSPDLDPVFSSATFCLPFGDSSRRSVVFLSEWKERKVALSRLTRLEVRDDFLHGLRMLKSLQSEHVVTLLGYCEDDNSILTEYHPLGSLSSLEATLNLSKYRSTNTWQHRLQLALGYVAIIDFLHRSPLGTLVMCDSSDLPKTLSQYLLTANFSIVLNDLDALPLVNRSTGALVKCGHRELRGDFVAPEQLWPYGEDVPFHDDLMPAYDEKIDIWKIPDVSSFLLGHVEGSDMVRFHLFDIHKACKSQTPAERPTAQDVLDTYQKVLNLLRDTATSQTREML; from the exons GAGCTCGCAGAAGCCATGGAGACgaggccccaggagggcaggaaggggcccCCGCCCAGGGACGTGCCCCCGGTGGTGGGACTGCTGCTGTCCATGGCCCTCATGAACGCCCTCCTCTACCTCTGCCTCGACCGGCTCTTCATCTCGCCCCGGCGCTCCACGGAGGACCCCACGCGCTGTCCCCACGGCCACTTCAGGATGGGGCCGATGAGCAACTGCTCCCCGTGGCTGTCCTGCGAGCAGCTGAGGACAGAAGTGAGGCAGATGAAGCGTGTCGGGGAAGGAGCCGTGAAGAGA AAGAGGAAGCCAGAGGGACACAGCCTACGAGGAGCCACCTGGTGCAGTGGAGTCCTGACCTGGAtcctgttttctcttctgcaacCTTCTGCCTTCCCTTTGGGGACTCGAGCAGAAGATCAGtg GTGTTTCTGTCTGAGTGGAAGGAACGCAAGGTGGCTCTGTCGCGGCTCACCAGGCTGGAGGTAAGAGACGACTTCCTGCACGGACTGCGGATGCTGAAGTCGTTGCAGAGTGAGCACGTGGTCACGCTGCTGGGCTACTGTGAGGATGACAACAGCATCCTCACCGAGTACCACCCCTTAGGCTCCCTGAGCAGCCTGGAGGCGACGCTGAACCTCTCCAAGTACCGGAGCACGAACACGTGGCAGCACAGGCTGCAGCTGGCCCTGGGCTACGTGGCCATCATCGACTTCCTGCACCGCAGCCCCCTGGGCACGCTGGTCATGTGCGACTCCAGCGACCTGCCCAAGACGCTGTCCCAGTACCTGCTGACCGCCAACTTCAGCATCGTGCTCAACGACCTGGACGCCCTGCCCCTGGTGAACCGCAGCACCGGGGCCCTGGTGAAGTGCGGCCACCGGGAGCTTCGTGGGGACTTCGTGGCGCCAGAGCAGCTGTGGCCCTATGGAGAGGACGTGCCTTTTCACGACGACCTCATGCCCGCGTATGACGAGAAGATCGACATCTGGAAGATTCCAGATGTCTCCAGTTTCCTTCTGGGGCACGTAGAAGGGAGCGACATGGTCCGATTCCACTTGTTTGATATTCACAAGGCATGTAAGAGCCAGACGCCTGCAGAGAGACCCACCGCTCAGGACGTCCTGGACACTTACCAGAAGGTTTTGAATCTACTCAGAGACACCGCGACGTCTCAGACAAGAGAGATGCTGTAA
- the POMK gene encoding protein O-mannose kinase isoform X6, with protein MRKELAEAMETRPQEGRKGPPPRDVPPVVGLLLSMALMNALLYLCLDRLFISPRRSTEDPTRCPHGHFRMGPMSNCSPWLSCEQLRTEVRQMKRVGEGAVKRVFLSEWKERKVALSRLTRLEVRDDFLHGLRMLKSLQSEHVVTLLGYCEDDNSILTEYHPLGSLSSLEATLNLSKYRSTNTWQHRLQLALGYVAIIDFLHRSPLGTLVMCDSSDLPKTLSQYLLTANFSIVLNDLDALPLVNRSTGALVKCGHRELRGDFVAPEQLWPYGEDVPFHDDLMPAYDEKIDIWKIPDVSSFLLGHVEGSDMVRFHLFDIHKACKSQTPAERPTAQDVLDTYQKVLNLLRDTATSQTREML; from the exons GAGCTCGCAGAAGCCATGGAGACgaggccccaggagggcaggaaggggcccCCGCCCAGGGACGTGCCCCCGGTGGTGGGACTGCTGCTGTCCATGGCCCTCATGAACGCCCTCCTCTACCTCTGCCTCGACCGGCTCTTCATCTCGCCCCGGCGCTCCACGGAGGACCCCACGCGCTGTCCCCACGGCCACTTCAGGATGGGGCCGATGAGCAACTGCTCCCCGTGGCTGTCCTGCGAGCAGCTGAGGACAGAAGTGAGGCAGATGAAGCGTGTCGGGGAAGGAGCCGTGAAGAGA GTGTTTCTGTCTGAGTGGAAGGAACGCAAGGTGGCTCTGTCGCGGCTCACCAGGCTGGAGGTAAGAGACGACTTCCTGCACGGACTGCGGATGCTGAAGTCGTTGCAGAGTGAGCACGTGGTCACGCTGCTGGGCTACTGTGAGGATGACAACAGCATCCTCACCGAGTACCACCCCTTAGGCTCCCTGAGCAGCCTGGAGGCGACGCTGAACCTCTCCAAGTACCGGAGCACGAACACGTGGCAGCACAGGCTGCAGCTGGCCCTGGGCTACGTGGCCATCATCGACTTCCTGCACCGCAGCCCCCTGGGCACGCTGGTCATGTGCGACTCCAGCGACCTGCCCAAGACGCTGTCCCAGTACCTGCTGACCGCCAACTTCAGCATCGTGCTCAACGACCTGGACGCCCTGCCCCTGGTGAACCGCAGCACCGGGGCCCTGGTGAAGTGCGGCCACCGGGAGCTTCGTGGGGACTTCGTGGCGCCAGAGCAGCTGTGGCCCTATGGAGAGGACGTGCCTTTTCACGACGACCTCATGCCCGCGTATGACGAGAAGATCGACATCTGGAAGATTCCAGATGTCTCCAGTTTCCTTCTGGGGCACGTAGAAGGGAGCGACATGGTCCGATTCCACTTGTTTGATATTCACAAGGCATGTAAGAGCCAGACGCCTGCAGAGAGACCCACCGCTCAGGACGTCCTGGACACTTACCAGAAGGTTTTGAATCTACTCAGAGACACCGCGACGTCTCAGACAAGAGAGATGCTGTAA
- the POMK gene encoding protein O-mannose kinase isoform X5, giving the protein METRPQEGRKGPPPRDVPPVVGLLLSMALMNALLYLCLDRLFISPRRSTEDPTRCPHGHFRMGPMSNCSPWLSCEQLRTEVRQMKRVGEGAVKRVFLSEWKERKVALSRLTRLEVRDDFLHGLRMLKSLQSEHVVTLLGYCEDDNSILTEYHPLGSLSSLEATLNLSKYRSTNTWQHRLQLALGYVAIIDFLHRSPLGTLVMCDSSDLPKTLSQYLLTANFSIVLNDLDALPLVNRSTGALVKCGHRELRGDFVAPEQLWPYGEDVPFHDDLMPAYDEKIDIWKIPDVSSFLLGHVEGSDMVRFHLFDIHKACKSQTPAERPTAQDVLDTYQKVLNLLRDTATSQTREML; this is encoded by the exons ATGGAGACgaggccccaggagggcaggaaggggcccCCGCCCAGGGACGTGCCCCCGGTGGTGGGACTGCTGCTGTCCATGGCCCTCATGAACGCCCTCCTCTACCTCTGCCTCGACCGGCTCTTCATCTCGCCCCGGCGCTCCACGGAGGACCCCACGCGCTGTCCCCACGGCCACTTCAGGATGGGGCCGATGAGCAACTGCTCCCCGTGGCTGTCCTGCGAGCAGCTGAGGACAGAAGTGAGGCAGATGAAGCGTGTCGGGGAAGGAGCCGTGAAGAGA GTGTTTCTGTCTGAGTGGAAGGAACGCAAGGTGGCTCTGTCGCGGCTCACCAGGCTGGAGGTAAGAGACGACTTCCTGCACGGACTGCGGATGCTGAAGTCGTTGCAGAGTGAGCACGTGGTCACGCTGCTGGGCTACTGTGAGGATGACAACAGCATCCTCACCGAGTACCACCCCTTAGGCTCCCTGAGCAGCCTGGAGGCGACGCTGAACCTCTCCAAGTACCGGAGCACGAACACGTGGCAGCACAGGCTGCAGCTGGCCCTGGGCTACGTGGCCATCATCGACTTCCTGCACCGCAGCCCCCTGGGCACGCTGGTCATGTGCGACTCCAGCGACCTGCCCAAGACGCTGTCCCAGTACCTGCTGACCGCCAACTTCAGCATCGTGCTCAACGACCTGGACGCCCTGCCCCTGGTGAACCGCAGCACCGGGGCCCTGGTGAAGTGCGGCCACCGGGAGCTTCGTGGGGACTTCGTGGCGCCAGAGCAGCTGTGGCCCTATGGAGAGGACGTGCCTTTTCACGACGACCTCATGCCCGCGTATGACGAGAAGATCGACATCTGGAAGATTCCAGATGTCTCCAGTTTCCTTCTGGGGCACGTAGAAGGGAGCGACATGGTCCGATTCCACTTGTTTGATATTCACAAGGCATGTAAGAGCCAGACGCCTGCAGAGAGACCCACCGCTCAGGACGTCCTGGACACTTACCAGAAGGTTTTGAATCTACTCAGAGACACCGCGACGTCTCAGACAAGAGAGATGCTGTAA